The Streptomyces griseiscabiei genome includes a window with the following:
- a CDS encoding DUF397 domain-containing protein: MSITEPAWFKSSHSTDQGDSCVEVGLGWRKSSYSGTQGDNCIEVATTPATIHVRDSKDTTRPHFDLGPSAWAAFVAHAAAQAG, from the coding sequence ATGAGCATCACCGAACCGGCGTGGTTCAAGTCCAGCCACAGCACGGATCAAGGTGACAGCTGCGTTGAAGTCGGCCTGGGCTGGCGCAAGTCCAGTTACAGCGGCACCCAAGGCGACAACTGCATAGAAGTCGCCACCACCCCCGCCACCATCCACGTCCGCGACTCCAAAGACACCACGCGCCCCCACTTCGACTTGGGCCCCTCCGCCTGGGCCGCCTTCGTCGCGCACGCGGCGGCCCAGGCGGGCTGA
- the tsaD gene encoding tRNA (adenosine(37)-N6)-threonylcarbamoyltransferase complex transferase subunit TsaD has protein sequence MADEPLVLGIETSCDETGVGVVRGTTLLADAIASSVDEHARFGGVVPEVASRAHLEAMVPTIDRALKEAGVSAKDLDGIAVTAGPGLAGALLVGVSAAKAYAYALGKPLYGVNHLASHICVDQLEHGALPEPTMALLVSGGHSSLLLSTDITSDVRPMGATIDDAAGEAFDKIARVLNLGFPGGPVIDRYAKEGDPTAIAFPRGLTGPRDPAYDFSFSGLKTAVARWIEAKRAAGEDVPVRDVAASFQEAVVDVLTRKAVRACKDQGVDHLMIGGGVAANSRLRVLAQERCEAAGIRLRVPRPKLCTDNGAMVAALGAEMVARGRAASDWDLSADSSLPVTDPHVPGSAAGHAHAHGHSHGHDHVHEVSKENLYS, from the coding sequence ATGGCTGACGAACCTCTGGTCCTCGGGATCGAGACCTCCTGCGACGAGACCGGGGTCGGTGTCGTGCGCGGGACGACCCTGCTGGCGGACGCCATCGCGTCGAGCGTCGACGAGCACGCCCGGTTCGGCGGGGTGGTGCCCGAGGTGGCCTCCCGCGCGCATCTGGAGGCGATGGTCCCGACCATCGACCGGGCGCTGAAGGAGGCGGGCGTCAGCGCGAAGGACCTCGACGGCATCGCGGTCACCGCCGGACCCGGCCTCGCGGGCGCGCTGCTGGTGGGCGTCTCGGCGGCCAAGGCGTACGCGTACGCGCTCGGCAAGCCGCTCTACGGCGTCAACCACCTCGCCTCCCACATCTGCGTCGACCAGCTGGAGCACGGGGCGCTGCCCGAGCCGACGATGGCGCTGCTGGTGAGCGGCGGCCACTCGTCGCTGCTCCTGTCGACGGACATCACGTCGGACGTACGGCCCATGGGCGCGACGATCGACGACGCGGCGGGCGAGGCCTTCGACAAGATCGCCCGCGTGCTGAACCTCGGCTTCCCGGGCGGGCCGGTCATCGACCGGTACGCGAAGGAGGGCGACCCGACGGCCATCGCCTTCCCGCGCGGGCTGACCGGGCCCCGCGACCCCGCCTACGACTTCTCCTTCTCCGGCCTCAAGACCGCGGTGGCCCGCTGGATCGAGGCCAAGCGGGCGGCCGGGGAGGACGTTCCGGTGCGGGACGTGGCCGCGTCCTTCCAGGAGGCCGTGGTGGACGTGCTGACGCGCAAGGCGGTGCGGGCCTGCAAGGACCAGGGCGTCGACCATCTGATGATCGGCGGCGGTGTCGCCGCCAACTCCCGCCTGCGGGTGCTCGCCCAGGAGCGCTGCGAGGCGGCCGGCATCCGGCTCCGGGTGCCCCGGCCCAAGCTGTGCACGGACAACGGGGCGATGGTGGCGGCGCTGGGTGCGGAAATGGTCGCGCGGGGGCGCGCCGCGTCCGACTGGGACCTGTCGGCGGACTCGTCGCTGCCGGTGACGGACCCGCATGTGCCGGGCAGCGCCGCCGGTCATGCCCACGCCCACGGCCACTCCCACGGTCACGATCACGTCCACGAGGTCAGCAAGGAGAACCTGTACTCGTGA
- a CDS encoding DUF397 domain-containing protein, which produces MSTDLTWFKSSYSSPQGDDCIEIATTPTTIHIRDSKDTTRPHFDLGPSAWAAFVSYAAAQAG; this is translated from the coding sequence GTGAGCACCGACCTCACGTGGTTCAAGAGCAGCTACAGCAGCCCCCAGGGCGACGACTGCATAGAAATCGCCACCACCCCCACCACCATCCACATCCGCGACTCCAAAGACACCACGCGCCCCCACTTCGACCTCGGCCCCTCCGCCTGGGCCGCGTTCGTCTCGTACGCGGCGGCCCAGGCGGGCTGA
- a CDS encoding beta-xylosidase/alpha-l-arabinosidase produces the protein MTTPWRDPALPAAARVEDLLSRMTLEEKTAQLYGVWVKTDSNGEDIAPDEEEMRESFDFDELITRGLGQLTRTFGTAPVDPALGARALARAQRRIMAANRFGIPAVAHEECLAGFTAWRATAYPVPLAWGATFDPALVEEMARHIGHDLASVGIHQGLSPVLDVVRDPRWGRVEETIGEDPYLVGTVGTAYVRGLESAGIVATLKHFAGYAASVGARNHAPVRAGVRELADVTLPPFEMALREGGARSVMAAYTETDGVPVSADPQLLTELLREDWGFTGTVVSDYFGVGFLETNHRVAGNRAEAAHAALAAGVDVELPTLRCYGEPLVTAVRAGEIPEALVDRAARRVLLQKCELGLLDEDWTPEGAGGEIDLDPRENREVARRLAEQSIVLLDNPDAVLPLAPDIRIAVVGPRADDPLAMLGCYSFPSHVLPAHPGTPLGIEIPTVLRSVRDELPDAKITYAAGSDVDGDDTGGFPEAVARASEADVCVAVLGDRAGLFGRGTSGEGCDAEDLRLPGVQAELLDALIATGTPVVAVLLTGRPYALGRWHGRLAGVVQAFFPGEEGGPAVAGVLSGRVCPSGRLPVSVPHRPGGQPWTYLQPPLGLLGGASNIDPTPLYPFGYGRSYTTFAWTDFANEGDEGGDVSVTVRNTGERAGAEVVQLYLHDPVASVTRPDVRLIAYQRLELAPGEARRVTFRFHPDVSSFPDRSGRRVVEPGALELRLGTSSADIHHRVRLTLPGPVREVGPDRRLHCGTEVRVVEP, from the coding sequence ATGACCACCCCTTGGCGTGACCCGGCCCTGCCCGCAGCGGCCCGGGTCGAGGATCTGCTCTCCCGGATGACCCTGGAGGAGAAGACCGCCCAGTTGTACGGCGTGTGGGTGAAGACCGACTCGAACGGCGAGGACATCGCCCCCGACGAGGAGGAGATGCGGGAGTCCTTCGACTTCGACGAGCTGATCACCCGGGGCCTCGGCCAGCTCACCCGCACCTTCGGTACGGCCCCCGTGGACCCGGCGCTCGGCGCGCGCGCCCTGGCCCGCGCCCAGCGCCGCATCATGGCCGCGAACCGCTTCGGCATCCCGGCCGTCGCCCACGAGGAGTGCCTCGCCGGCTTCACCGCATGGCGCGCGACCGCGTACCCCGTCCCGCTGGCCTGGGGCGCGACCTTCGACCCCGCGCTCGTGGAGGAGATGGCCCGGCACATCGGCCACGACCTGGCCTCCGTCGGCATCCACCAGGGTCTGTCGCCCGTCCTGGACGTGGTCCGCGACCCGCGCTGGGGGCGGGTCGAGGAGACGATCGGCGAGGACCCGTACCTCGTCGGCACGGTCGGTACGGCGTATGTGCGCGGCCTGGAGTCGGCCGGGATCGTGGCCACACTGAAGCACTTCGCCGGGTACGCGGCGTCCGTCGGCGCCCGCAACCACGCGCCCGTACGGGCGGGGGTACGGGAACTCGCGGACGTGACCCTGCCCCCGTTCGAGATGGCGCTGCGCGAGGGCGGGGCGCGCTCGGTGATGGCGGCGTACACGGAGACGGACGGCGTCCCGGTCTCGGCGGACCCTCAGCTCCTGACCGAACTCCTGCGCGAAGACTGGGGTTTCACCGGCACGGTCGTCTCCGACTACTTCGGCGTCGGCTTCCTGGAGACCAACCACCGCGTGGCCGGAAACCGCGCGGAGGCGGCGCACGCGGCGCTCGCGGCGGGCGTGGACGTGGAACTCCCCACCCTGCGCTGCTACGGCGAGCCCCTGGTGACCGCCGTCCGCGCGGGTGAGATCCCCGAGGCCCTGGTGGACCGGGCCGCCCGCCGGGTCCTGCTCCAGAAGTGCGAGCTGGGTCTGCTGGACGAGGACTGGACCCCGGAGGGAGCGGGCGGCGAGATCGACCTCGACCCCCGTGAGAACCGCGAGGTCGCCCGCCGCCTGGCCGAGCAGTCGATCGTGCTCCTGGACAACCCGGACGCGGTGCTGCCGCTGGCCCCGGACATCCGTATCGCCGTGGTGGGCCCCCGCGCGGACGACCCCCTGGCCATGCTCGGCTGCTACTCCTTCCCCTCCCACGTCCTCCCCGCCCACCCGGGCACCCCGCTGGGCATCGAGATCCCGACCGTGCTCCGGTCCGTCCGGGACGAACTCCCCGACGCGAAGATCACCTACGCGGCGGGCAGCGACGTGGACGGCGACGACACCGGCGGCTTCCCCGAGGCGGTGGCACGGGCCTCCGAGGCGGACGTCTGCGTGGCGGTCCTCGGCGACCGCGCGGGCCTCTTCGGCCGGGGCACCTCGGGCGAGGGCTGCGACGCGGAGGACCTCCGGTTGCCGGGGGTCCAGGCGGAGCTGCTGGACGCGCTCATCGCCACGGGGACGCCGGTGGTGGCGGTGCTGCTCACCGGGCGCCCCTACGCGCTCGGCCGCTGGCACGGCCGACTCGCGGGCGTGGTGCAGGCGTTCTTCCCCGGGGAGGAGGGCGGCCCGGCGGTGGCGGGAGTGCTGTCGGGCCGCGTCTGCCCCTCCGGCCGCCTCCCGGTGAGCGTCCCGCACCGCCCCGGGGGCCAGCCGTGGACGTACCTCCAGCCCCCGCTGGGCCTGCTGGGCGGAGCGAGCAACATCGACCCGACCCCGCTGTATCCCTTCGGGTACGGCCGCTCGTACACGACGTTCGCGTGGACGGACTTCGCGAACGAGGGTGACGAGGGCGGGGACGTCTCGGTGACCGTCCGCAACACGGGTGAGCGGGCTGGGGCGGAGGTGGTCCAGCTGTACCTGCACGATCCGGTGGCCTCGGTGACCCGCCCCGACGTACGCCTGATCGCCTACCAGCGGCTGGAGTTGGCCCCGGGCGAGGCCCGGCGGGTGACCTTCCGCTTCCACCCCGACGTGTCGTCCTTCCCGGACCGCTCGGGCCGCCGCGTGGTCGAACCGGGCGCGCTGGAACTGCGGTTGGGCACGTCGAGTGCGGACATCCACCACCGGGTACGGCTGACGCTGCCGGGGCCGGTACGCGAGGTGGGCCCGGACCGCCGGCTGCACTGCGGGACGGAGGTCCGGGTGGTGGAGCCCTGA
- a CDS encoding L,D-transpeptidase: MASSSSVVVAGLTAAAIAAVGFLTYQASANAPDDLGKPSASESPKAKQSKTPAEREKDTEDVLPEDSGTGERVVYSLDDDRVWLVGANEKVTRTFEVTPSTVDPTPATYTVSSRSAAVTGSDGTPIENVVRFASVDGISVGFSAAVDGSTPEPDPATKTGGIRESRKDGKAMWEFAGIGTKVVVVE, from the coding sequence GTGGCCAGTAGCAGCTCGGTAGTCGTGGCCGGGCTCACCGCGGCGGCCATCGCCGCCGTCGGTTTCCTCACCTATCAGGCTTCGGCGAACGCGCCGGACGACCTCGGGAAACCGTCCGCATCGGAGTCTCCGAAGGCCAAGCAGTCCAAGACCCCGGCCGAGCGGGAGAAGGACACGGAGGACGTCCTCCCCGAGGACTCGGGCACCGGCGAGCGCGTCGTGTACTCCCTCGACGACGACCGTGTCTGGCTGGTCGGCGCGAACGAGAAGGTCACCCGCACGTTCGAGGTCACCCCGAGCACGGTCGACCCGACGCCCGCCACCTACACGGTCTCGTCCCGCTCCGCCGCCGTCACCGGCTCCGACGGCACCCCCATCGAGAACGTCGTCCGCTTCGCCTCCGTCGACGGCATCTCCGTCGGCTTCAGCGCGGCCGTCGACGGCTCCACCCCCGAGCCCGACCCCGCCACCAAGACCGGCGGCATCCGCGAGTCCCGCAAGGACGGCAAGGCCATGTGGGAGTTCGCGGGCATCGGCACGAAGGTGGTCGTGGTCGAGTAA
- a CDS encoding alpha/beta fold hydrolase gives MSESSAEAVEAVASAAVASAASGDGIWRRAGVAGAAIGVVAAGAAAGVAIERLTVGRGMRRKARLALDSTGPYGALRGTPAKAYADDGCELYYEVDDVEPEAGLSPRRRRLFGRKAPAPVTVVFSHGYCLNQDSWHFQRAALRGVVRTVHWDQRSHGRSGRGAAQAQDGLPVTIDQLGRDLKAVIDAAVPEGPIVLVGHSMGGMTVMALAAHFPELIRERVVAVALVGTSSGRLGEVNFGLPVAGVNAVRRVLPGVLKALGQQAALVERGRRATADLFAGIIKRYSFASRDVDPAVARFAERMIEGTPIDVVAEFYPAFTEHDKTEALAEFAELPVLVLAGVKDLVTPSEHSEAIADLLPDAELVLVPDAGHLVMLEHPEVVTDRLADLLTRAGAVPAGATVSGYGSASSTARPG, from the coding sequence GTGAGCGAGAGCAGCGCGGAGGCCGTGGAGGCCGTCGCGAGCGCGGCCGTCGCCTCGGCCGCGTCCGGTGACGGGATCTGGCGCCGGGCCGGGGTCGCGGGGGCGGCGATAGGCGTCGTCGCGGCGGGCGCGGCGGCCGGTGTCGCCATAGAGCGGCTCACCGTCGGGCGCGGCATGCGCAGGAAGGCCCGCCTCGCGCTCGACTCCACCGGTCCGTACGGGGCGCTGCGCGGCACCCCCGCCAAGGCGTACGCCGACGACGGCTGCGAGCTGTACTACGAGGTCGACGACGTCGAGCCCGAGGCCGGTCTCTCGCCCCGCAGACGCCGTCTCTTCGGCCGCAAGGCCCCGGCCCCGGTCACCGTCGTCTTCAGCCACGGCTACTGCCTCAACCAGGACTCCTGGCACTTCCAGCGGGCCGCGCTGCGCGGTGTCGTCCGGACCGTGCACTGGGACCAGCGCAGCCACGGCCGCTCCGGGCGCGGTGCGGCCCAGGCGCAGGACGGGCTGCCGGTCACCATCGACCAGCTCGGCCGCGACCTCAAGGCCGTCATCGACGCGGCGGTGCCCGAGGGGCCCATCGTGCTGGTCGGGCACTCCATGGGCGGCATGACCGTGATGGCGCTGGCCGCGCACTTCCCCGAGCTGATCCGTGAGCGGGTCGTCGCCGTCGCACTGGTCGGTACGTCGTCGGGGCGGCTCGGCGAGGTCAACTTCGGGTTGCCGGTCGCGGGCGTCAACGCGGTGCGGCGGGTGCTGCCCGGGGTGCTGAAGGCGCTGGGGCAGCAGGCCGCGCTGGTGGAGCGGGGGCGGCGGGCGACCGCCGATCTGTTCGCCGGGATCATCAAGCGGTACTCGTTCGCGTCGCGGGACGTCGACCCGGCGGTCGCGCGGTTCGCCGAACGGATGATCGAGGGCACGCCGATCGACGTCGTCGCCGAGTTCTATCCGGCCTTCACCGAGCACGACAAGACCGAGGCGCTCGCGGAGTTCGCCGAGCTGCCGGTGCTCGTGCTGGCCGGGGTCAAGGACCTCGTCACACCCAGCGAGCACAGCGAGGCCATCGCCGATCTGCTGCCGGACGCGGAGCTGGTGCTCGTCCCGGACGCGGGGCATCTGGTGATGCTGGAGCACCCCGAGGTGGTGACCGACCGGCTCGCCGACCTGCTCACCCGGGCGGGGGCCGTGCCGGCGGGGGCTACGGTTAGTGGCTATGGAAGCGCCAGCAGCACCGCACGGCCCGGGTGA
- a CDS encoding carbohydrate ABC transporter permease has protein sequence MTVTVDKGTAPRSAPAHGSRAGRPHAAWALPGVLFFTFFAVVPMALALYLSFTSWDGLGDPTPVGLDNWRKLLDDPRMTQSLWLTVVLTVASWVFQTVIALLLGVWAAGRQRNRAILSAVFFVPFLLSSTAIAILFYALLDPNFGIIQQDTLGSQSGAFLAIVFVGGWQFIPFHTLIYQGGARQIPEVLYQAAAIDGAGRYRQFFSITLPQLRHTITTSTVLMVVGSLTYFETVLILTKGGPGTDTAILPYLMYEAGFKTYDFGYASAIASFLVIAATGLSLVLVRLTGFGAMRSTREGM, from the coding sequence GTGACCGTCACGGTCGACAAGGGGACCGCTCCGCGAAGCGCCCCCGCACACGGGTCGCGTGCGGGTCGCCCGCACGCCGCCTGGGCGCTCCCCGGCGTCCTCTTCTTCACCTTCTTCGCGGTCGTCCCGATGGCCCTGGCCCTCTATCTCTCCTTCACCAGCTGGGACGGCCTCGGCGACCCCACACCGGTCGGCCTCGACAACTGGCGGAAGCTCCTCGACGACCCGCGGATGACCCAGTCCCTGTGGCTGACGGTCGTCCTGACGGTCGCCAGCTGGGTCTTCCAGACGGTGATCGCCCTGCTCCTGGGCGTCTGGGCGGCGGGCCGGCAGCGCAACCGCGCGATCCTCTCCGCGGTCTTCTTCGTCCCGTTCCTGCTCTCCTCCACCGCCATCGCGATCCTGTTCTACGCCCTCCTCGACCCGAACTTCGGCATCATCCAGCAGGACACCCTGGGCTCGCAGAGCGGCGCGTTCCTCGCGATCGTGTTCGTCGGCGGCTGGCAGTTCATCCCCTTCCACACCCTGATCTACCAGGGCGGGGCCCGCCAGATCCCCGAGGTCCTCTACCAGGCGGCGGCCATCGACGGCGCCGGCCGCTACCGCCAGTTCTTCTCGATCACGCTCCCGCAGCTGCGCCACACGATCACGACCTCCACGGTCCTGATGGTGGTCGGCTCGCTGACGTACTTCGAGACGGTCCTGATCCTCACCAAGGGCGGCCCGGGCACGGACACGGCGATCCTGCCGTACCTGATGTACGAGGCGGGCTTCAAGACGTACGACTTCGGCTACGCCAGCGCCATCGCGTCCTTCCTGGTCATCGCCGCGACGGGGCTCTCCCTCGTCCTGGTCCGGCTGACGGGCTTCGGCGCCATGCGCAGCACGCGTGAAGGGATGTGA
- the tsaE gene encoding tRNA (adenosine(37)-N6)-threonylcarbamoyltransferase complex ATPase subunit type 1 TsaE, protein MEAPAAPHGPGESGSSGSSLQITVTSPDQMLELGRRLAKLLRTGDLVMLNGELGAGKTTLTRGLGEGLGVRGAVTSPTFVIARVHPSLVQGPPLVHVDAYRLGGGLDEMEDLDLDVSLPDSVIVVEWGEGKVEELTDDRLDVVIHRAVGDTTDEVRRVTVTGLGRRWAAVELGALSA, encoded by the coding sequence ATGGAAGCGCCAGCAGCACCGCACGGCCCGGGTGAGTCCGGGTCGTCCGGGTCGTCTCTTCAGATCACCGTCACCTCGCCCGACCAGATGCTGGAGCTGGGCCGTCGCCTGGCCAAGCTGCTGCGCACGGGTGATCTCGTGATGCTCAACGGGGAGTTGGGCGCCGGGAAGACGACACTCACCCGGGGGCTCGGGGAGGGGCTGGGGGTGCGGGGCGCGGTCACCTCGCCGACCTTCGTCATCGCCCGGGTGCATCCCTCACTGGTCCAGGGGCCGCCGCTCGTGCACGTCGACGCGTATCGCCTCGGCGGCGGGCTGGACGAGATGGAGGATCTCGATCTCGATGTCTCGCTGCCGGACTCGGTGATCGTGGTCGAGTGGGGCGAGGGGAAGGTCGAGGAGCTGACCGACGACCGGCTCGACGTGGTCATCCACCGTGCGGTCGGGGACACGACGGACGAGGTGCGGCGGGTGACGGTCACCGGGCTGGGGCGGCGGTGGGCCGCCGTGGAGCTGGGGGCGCTGTCGGCCTGA
- a CDS encoding helix-turn-helix domain-containing protein — protein sequence MVHGVEWAAQGPGGEPESSDSMKAFGAVVQALREHAGLSREEFGARVHLSKHSVASIELGRRLADQRFVELAEEATGGTGAVRGAFRHMARQPGLAAWFRTWARLEREAVYLATYECRLVPGLLQSEGYARAVFSNSIPPLSDEQLEAQAAARMERQKMLRDRPNTSFSFVMDEHVVRRRLGGGEVLRGLLDHMLEHARLRNVEIQIMPLECQVHAGLDGPVALLETPDGRHLAYAEGQETGRLIADGKEAAILHRRYATLRAQALSPLDSVSLLERIRGAL from the coding sequence ATGGTGCACGGTGTGGAGTGGGCTGCGCAGGGGCCGGGTGGTGAGCCCGAGTCGTCGGACAGCATGAAGGCGTTCGGGGCGGTGGTGCAGGCTCTGCGCGAGCATGCGGGGCTGAGCCGGGAGGAGTTCGGGGCGCGGGTCCATTTGTCCAAGCACTCGGTGGCTTCCATCGAGTTGGGGCGACGGCTGGCGGATCAGCGGTTCGTGGAGTTGGCGGAGGAGGCCACGGGGGGCACGGGGGCGGTGCGGGGGGCGTTTCGGCATATGGCTCGGCAGCCGGGGTTGGCGGCGTGGTTCAGGACGTGGGCGAGGTTGGAGCGGGAGGCCGTCTATCTGGCTACGTACGAGTGCCGCTTGGTGCCGGGGCTGCTTCAGTCGGAGGGGTACGCGCGGGCGGTGTTCAGCAACAGCATTCCGCCGCTGTCGGACGAGCAGCTGGAGGCGCAGGCCGCTGCGCGGATGGAACGGCAGAAAATGTTGCGCGACCGACCCAACACCTCGTTCAGCTTCGTCATGGATGAGCACGTTGTCCGGCGTCGGCTGGGCGGCGGTGAGGTGCTACGGGGTCTGCTCGATCACATGCTGGAGCACGCTCGGCTCCGCAACGTGGAGATCCAGATCATGCCGCTCGAATGCCAGGTGCACGCCGGGCTGGACGGCCCGGTGGCGCTGCTGGAAACTCCGGACGGGAGGCATCTTGCCTATGCCGAGGGGCAGGAGACCGGGCGCCTGATTGCCGACGGAAAAGAGGCGGCCATTCTGCACCGTCGGTATGCGACACTCCGCGCACAGGCTCTCAGCCCCCTGGACTCCGTGAGCCTGTTGGAGCGGATCAGAGGAGCGTTATGA
- the tsaB gene encoding tRNA (adenosine(37)-N6)-threonylcarbamoyltransferase complex dimerization subunit type 1 TsaB has translation MLLLALDTATPAVTVALHDGSDVVAASSQVDARRHGELLLPAVDRVLAEAGTRLDAVTGIVVGVGPGPYTGLRVGLMTADTFGLALGVPVHGLCTLDGLAYEAQGAVEGPFVVATDARRKEVYWARYDGPRARVSEPAVDRPAEIAELVAGLPAVGAGALLYPDTFPDARAPEHVSAAALAALAAERLAAGEELEAPRPLYLRRPDAQVPKNYKVVTPK, from the coding sequence GTGCTCTTGCTCGCTCTGGATACCGCCACCCCCGCCGTCACCGTCGCGCTGCACGACGGGAGCGACGTCGTCGCCGCGTCGAGCCAGGTGGACGCGCGGCGCCACGGGGAACTGCTGCTGCCCGCCGTCGACCGGGTCCTCGCCGAGGCGGGCACCCGTCTCGACGCCGTCACCGGCATCGTCGTGGGCGTCGGTCCCGGCCCGTACACCGGGCTGCGCGTCGGCCTCATGACCGCCGACACCTTCGGACTCGCCCTCGGGGTCCCCGTCCACGGCCTGTGCACGCTCGACGGCCTCGCGTACGAGGCGCAGGGCGCGGTGGAGGGCCCGTTCGTGGTGGCCACCGACGCCCGGCGCAAAGAGGTGTACTGGGCGAGATACGACGGCCCGCGCGCCCGGGTGAGCGAACCGGCCGTCGACCGGCCCGCCGAGATCGCGGAGCTGGTGGCCGGGCTGCCCGCCGTGGGCGCGGGCGCGCTGCTGTATCCCGACACCTTCCCCGACGCCCGCGCGCCCGAGCATGTCTCCGCCGCCGCCCTCGCCGCGCTCGCCGCCGAACGGCTCGCGGCGGGCGAGGAGTTGGAGGCGCCCCGGCCGCTGTATCTGCGCCGGCCCGACGCGCAGGTGCCCAAGAACTACAAGGTGGTCACCCCGAAGTGA
- a CDS encoding carbohydrate ABC transporter permease yields MSHDTLARPTKTDEPAREPSRAPRRRRHWTRRANPVAGLGAFLWLVIVLIPIYAMLSASLTGADKALTGNPLKPPTDPTLDNYNTVLTSGFGHLLSNTAVVAVSVVGIVLALSIPLAYVTVRTRDRWSNAAFRLFLLGVAIPAQAVVVPLYLLIAKLDLYDTLLAVILPTAAFAMPVSVLVLVGTLRDVSEDLYEAMALDGASPLRMLFQLTIPLAKGGISTVVIFSALQAWNGFLFPLIFTQSDGPRVLTLGLFNYVSQFGVNIPALLASVVLSGIPIFAVYLVARRALVGGLMGVGGK; encoded by the coding sequence ATGTCACACGACACACTGGCGCGCCCCACGAAGACCGACGAGCCCGCGCGCGAGCCGTCGCGCGCCCCCCGCCGCCGGCGCCACTGGACGCGGCGCGCCAACCCGGTCGCGGGCCTGGGCGCGTTCCTCTGGCTGGTCATCGTCCTGATCCCGATCTACGCGATGCTGTCGGCGTCCCTCACGGGCGCGGACAAGGCCCTCACCGGCAACCCCCTCAAACCTCCCACCGACCCGACCCTCGACAACTACAACACCGTCCTGACCAGCGGCTTCGGCCATCTGCTCAGCAATACGGCGGTCGTCGCGGTCTCGGTCGTCGGCATCGTCCTGGCCCTGTCCATCCCGCTGGCGTACGTCACCGTCCGCACCCGCGACCGCTGGTCGAACGCGGCTTTCCGCCTCTTCCTCCTGGGCGTGGCGATCCCGGCGCAGGCGGTCGTGGTCCCCCTCTATCTCCTCATCGCGAAGCTCGACCTCTACGACACCCTCCTCGCCGTCATCCTCCCGACGGCGGCCTTCGCGATGCCGGTCTCGGTGCTGGTCCTGGTGGGCACGCTCCGGGACGTCTCCGAAGACCTGTACGAGGCGATGGCGCTGGACGGCGCGTCACCCCTGCGCATGCTCTTCCAGCTGACGATCCCGCTGGCCAAGGGCGGCATCAGTACGGTCGTCATCTTCTCCGCACTCCAGGCGTGGAACGGCTTCCTCTTCCCGCTGATCTTCACCCAGTCCGACGGCCCCCGGGTGCTCACGCTCGGACTGTTCAACTACGTCAGCCAGTTCGGCGTCAACATCCCCGCCCTGCTCGCCTCGGTCGTCCTCTCCGGCATCCCGATCTTCGCCGTGTACCTGGTGGCGCGCCGGGCGCTGGTGGGCGGGCTGATGGGTGTGGGCGGCAAGTGA
- the rimI gene encoding ribosomal protein S18-alanine N-acetyltransferase, translating into MTTPVLREMRWWDIEPVLELEKDLFPEDAWSRGMFWSDLAHARGPNATRRYYVAEDDGGGGRIIGYGGLASAGDVADVQTIAVAREHWGTGLGALLLTELLRAATAFECAQVMLECRVDNVRAQKLYERFGFEAIGFRRGYYQPGNVDALVMRLDDPSTSVSAQGTEING; encoded by the coding sequence GTGACGACCCCGGTGCTGCGCGAGATGCGCTGGTGGGACATCGAGCCCGTCCTGGAGCTGGAGAAGGACCTCTTCCCCGAGGATGCCTGGTCCCGGGGCATGTTCTGGTCGGACCTCGCCCACGCGCGGGGGCCGAACGCCACCCGCCGCTACTACGTGGCCGAGGACGACGGCGGCGGCGGGCGGATCATCGGCTACGGCGGTCTCGCCTCCGCCGGGGACGTCGCCGACGTACAGACCATCGCCGTCGCCCGTGAGCACTGGGGCACCGGCCTCGGCGCCCTGCTCCTCACCGAACTGCTGCGGGCCGCCACCGCCTTCGAGTGCGCCCAGGTGATGCTCGAATGCCGGGTGGACAACGTCCGCGCCCAGAAGCTCTACGAACGCTTCGGCTTCGAGGCGATCGGCTTCCGCCGGGGCTACTACCAGCCGGGGAACGTGGACGCGCTGGTCATGCGCCTCGACGACCCCTCCACTTCCGTATCCGCACAAGGAACCGAGATCAATGGCTAG